One genomic segment of Strix aluco isolate bStrAlu1 chromosome 7, bStrAlu1.hap1, whole genome shotgun sequence includes these proteins:
- the LRRC18 gene encoding leucine-rich repeat-containing protein 18: MAKGKAKDQKGKKITLKIAKNSIRISSDGGRRLDLSKMGITTFPKCILKLADIDELDLSRNKIKKIPSSIQKFQKLRWLDLHSNKLEELPGAIGTLQNLFYLNICNNKLTTKNLPEELNLLKNLRILNLGLNCLDSIPTSLGALKELKEIGLFDNTLTTIPNSVKKLPKLKKLNAERNPFPDSTKKEHADSIKRIQTLYLVQEKDLCCSCLKVCQDERDKLNKLKNGTPSPSKKPSFPLLLTPNSFAKDNQEEWRLREKHP; the protein is encoded by the coding sequence ATGGCCAAGGGGAAAGCAAAAGATCAAAAAGGGAAGAAGATCACCTTGAAAATTGCCAAAAATTCCATTCGGATATCTTCTGATGGTGGGCGCCGTCTTGACTTAAGCAAGATGGGTATCACCACCTTCCCCAAGTGCATTCTGAAACTGGCTGACATAGATGAACTTGATTTGAGCAGAAACAAGATAAAAAAGATTCCAAGCAGCATCCAGAAATTCCAGAAACTGCGCTGGCTGGACCTGCATAGTAATAAGCTCGAGGAGCTGCCTGGGGCAATAGGTACACTTCAGAACCTTTTCTACCTGAACATATGCAACAACAAGCTGACCACCAAAAATCTGCCAGAAGAATTGAACCTTCTCAAGAACCTGCGTATTCTCAACCTTGGCTTGAACTGTCTTGACAGTATTCCCACCAGTCTTGGGGCCCTGAAGGAACTTAAGGAGATAGGTCTCTTTGACAACACCCTGACCACCATCCCAAACAGCGTGAAAAAGCTCCCCAAGCTCAAGAAACTGAATGCAGAAAGAAATCCTTTCCCAGATTCAACAAAGAAAGAGCATGCCGACTCCATTAAACGCATACAAACGCTTTACTTAGTACAAGAGAAAGACCTGTGCTGTTCCTGCCTGAAGGTGTGTCAGGATGAGAGGGACAAGCTGAACAAGTTAAAGAATGGGACACCTAGCCCCTCAAAAAAGCCAAGTTTCCCTTTACTCCTCACACCCAATTCCTTTGCAAAGGATAACCAAGAAGAATGGAGATTAAGAGAGAAGCATCCCTGA